One region of Yersinia bercovieri ATCC 43970 genomic DNA includes:
- a CDS encoding 5-formyltetrahydrofolate cyclo-ligase, translating into MHLNPQQTLNPQHALERHNIRKEIRARRRLLTPEQQQHAADLVASHLAAHDKIQQANTVAIFLSFDGELNTGPIIEMLWQQQKQVYLPVLHPFSAGNLLFLRYRPDSQLIRNRLKILEPQLDVREVLPLNQLDVVITPLVAFDSHGQRLGMGGGFYDRTLQHWQQAGPYPIGLAHDCQRVEHLPSEYWDVPLPEIVTAEKVWRW; encoded by the coding sequence ATGCATCTAAACCCGCAACAGACTTTGAATCCACAACACGCCCTTGAGCGGCATAACATTCGCAAAGAAATTCGTGCGCGTCGACGTCTGCTAACACCGGAACAACAGCAACACGCTGCCGATTTGGTCGCCAGTCATCTCGCTGCCCATGATAAAATTCAACAAGCCAACACCGTGGCGATATTTCTTTCCTTTGATGGTGAGCTGAATACCGGCCCTATCATTGAGATGTTGTGGCAGCAGCAAAAACAGGTTTACCTGCCTGTTCTCCACCCTTTCAGCGCCGGTAATCTATTATTTCTCCGCTATCGCCCCGATAGCCAGCTCATCCGTAATCGCCTGAAGATCCTGGAACCACAGCTTGATGTGCGTGAAGTTCTGCCGCTCAATCAGTTGGATGTGGTAATCACCCCTCTGGTGGCCTTTGATAGCCATGGTCAGCGCTTAGGTATGGGGGGCGGGTTTTATGATCGTACACTGCAACACTGGCAGCAAGCTGGCCCCTACCCTATTGGGCTGGCCCATGATTGCCAACGAGTCGAGCATTTACCGAGTGAATATTGGGATGTGCCGTTGCCAGAGATTGTGACAGCCGAAAAAGTCTGGCGCTGGTGA
- the zapA gene encoding cell division protein ZapA, protein MSAQPVDIQVFGRSLRVNCPPEQQDALNMAAEDLNQRLQDLKVRTRVTNTEQLVFIAALNVCHELAQERLKTRDYASNMEQRIRMLQQTIEQALLEQGRISERQDAQFE, encoded by the coding sequence ATGTCTGCACAACCGGTAGATATTCAAGTTTTTGGTCGCTCGTTAAGGGTAAACTGTCCGCCAGAACAACAAGATGCGTTGAATATGGCTGCAGAAGATCTTAACCAACGGTTGCAAGATCTTAAAGTTCGCACTAGAGTCACAAATACTGAGCAGTTAGTTTTTATCGCGGCATTGAACGTCTGTCACGAATTAGCTCAGGAAAGGTTGAAAACCCGTGACTATGCATCCAATATGGAGCAACGTATTCGGATGTTACAACAGACCATTGAACAGGCGCTGCTTGAACAAGGTCGCATCTCTGAACGTCAGGATGCACAGTTTGAATAA
- a CDS encoding YecA family protein, giving the protein MSIENTLPTYQSVALALNQQAVALTPAEMHGLISGILCGGSKDEGWRVLVHDLTNDGVAFPQTLGLQLQQLHQATQDALENEGFMFQLLIPEGDEITVFERADALSGWVNHFLLGLGMLQPKLAQVKGEVGEAIDDLRNIAQLGYDEDEDQEELAQSLEEVIEYVRVASILCHIEFTQEKPTAPEMRKPTLH; this is encoded by the coding sequence ATGTCTATAGAGAATACATTACCAACTTATCAATCCGTTGCCCTGGCGTTGAACCAGCAAGCAGTGGCATTAACCCCTGCTGAAATGCACGGCCTGATCAGCGGCATACTCTGCGGTGGTAGTAAAGACGAGGGCTGGCGCGTGTTGGTGCATGACCTGACCAATGACGGTGTTGCCTTCCCACAGACGCTAGGTTTGCAGTTACAGCAGTTACATCAAGCAACACAAGATGCACTGGAAAATGAAGGTTTTATGTTTCAGTTGCTGATCCCTGAAGGCGATGAAATTACGGTATTTGAGCGCGCTGATGCATTATCCGGTTGGGTGAACCATTTCCTGCTAGGGCTTGGGATGCTGCAACCTAAATTGGCGCAGGTGAAAGGAGAAGTGGGTGAAGCCATCGACGATCTGCGTAATATCGCTCAGTTAGGCTATGACGAAGATGAAGATCAGGAAGAGCTAGCCCAATCTCTGGAAGAGGTCATTGAGTATGTGCGCGTGGCCTCTATTTTGTGCCATATCGAATTTACGCAAGAAAAACCTACTGCGCCAGAGATGCGCAAGCCGACGCTACATTAA